TCGCGCTGTAGATGGCGTCACTCGCCGAGATCGCCCGTTCGTACACGAAGGTCGAGGGCACCGCGCTGGCCCACCTCCAGCGGCTGATCGCGGCCTGGGGCCTGCTGGCCGACTTCTGCTTCTCGGACCTGCTGCTGTTCGTGCCCGTGGCCGGCGGCGAGTCGGAGTTCGTGATCCTGGGTCAGATGCGCCCGACGACCAGCCAGACGCTCTACCGCGAGGACCAGGTCGGCCGGGTCGTCGACGACGTGGAGCGCCCGCTCGTCGCCCGGGCCTGGCGGCTCGGCCAGATCGTCGACGGCGAGAACAAGCTCGACCCCCAACGCGAGCGGTCGCGCATCCAGTGCATCCCGGTGCGCTGGAAGGACGCGTTGGTCGGCGTGATGACGCGCGAGTCGGTGCCGTCGGTGGGTCGCCGCCCCGGCGAGCTCGAGCGGGTCTACATCGAGATCTTCGACCGCTTCGCCCGCATGATCGCCACCGGAGAGTTCCCGTTCGGCGCCGAGGACATCGAGACCGAGGACGCGCCTCGCGTCGGCGACGGCGTCCTCCTGCTCGACGAGTTCGCACGGGTCGAGTACGCGTCGCCCAACGCGGTGTCTGCCCTCCACCGGATCGGCATCCACTCCAACCTCGAGGGCGCCCGTCTCAGCGAGCTGGGCCTCGACGAATCGCCGGTGCGCGTGGCCTTTGCGATCGGCCTCCCCATCACCGAGGAGATGGAGCGAGGGCCCGTGACGCTCATCCTGCGCGCCATCCCGCTCATCGAGCACCCGAAGCTGTCGGGCGCGGTCGTGCTGTTGCGCGACGTGTCGGAGCTGCGCCGACGCGACCGCCTCCTCATCTCCAAGGACGCGACCATCCGCGAGGTGCACCATCGGGTCAAGAACAACCTGCAGACGATCTCTGCCCTGCTGCGCCTTCAGGGCCGTCGGATGGAGAGCCCCGAGGCCATCACCGCCATCGAGGAGTCGGTGCGTCGCATCCGCTCCATCGCCCTCGTGCACGAGACGCTGTCGCGCGCATCGGGTGAAGAGGTGGAGTTCAACGAGATCGTGCGCCCGCTGGCGCGGATGGTGGAAGAGGGCCTGCTGTCGCCCGATCACCCCGTGCGCATCACCGTCGACGGCGATGCCGGTGAGCTGCGCGCCGAGGTCGCGACCCCGCTCGCGGTCGTGCTCACGGAGCTGCTCCAGAACGCGGTGCAGCACGCCTTTCCCGAGGACGCGGTCGCCCCGCCCGCCGACCCGCAGGTGCGCGTCACGATTGAGCAGCAGCCCGGTGAGCTGGTTGTGCGCGTCCACGACAACGGCGTGGGCCCGCCCCCTGGCTTCTCGGTCGACGACGCCACCAGCCTCGGCCTGACGATCGTGCGGGCGCTGGTCACCACCGAGCTCGCCGGCACCATCTCGATGCACACCGACGACGGCACGCTCGTCGACCTGCGCATCCCGGTCCTACCGAGGGTCGTCTCCTGACCGGCGGGGTTGGGGGTCCCCGCCGGACGCGGCGGGTGCCGAAGCGAAGCGGAGGCGGGCCCGCCGCCCAGCTAAGACGCTCGGCGCTGGCGGGCGAGCCAGGCCTTGCGCAGCTTGCGACGCTCGTCCTCGTCGGTGCCGCCCCACACGCCGGCCTCCTGATTGGTGGCGAGGGCGAACTCGAGGCACGCGCCCTGCACCTCGCACCTCCGGCACACGAGCTTGGCCGCCGCGATCTGCTCCACCGCGGGGCCGGTGCTGCCCACGGGGAAGAACAGGTCGGGGTCGGTGTCACGGCAGGCGGCCTGGTCTCGCCAGTCGTCGGTGTCCCACTCGAAGGGACGGCTCCAGGTGAGGGCCACGGTGCCTCCCGCGAATTCCGGTGACGCGAATTTCGGCTGGTTTGGGTTGTTCGTGAAGGCGTTCACATGAACGAACGCCCGAGGACGACGCGCACGATCGGGATTTCGACCCTCTGACCCTAACCCCGGCTTGCTCACTTCAGCAAGCACTTTGTACGGTTTTTCCCAAGGCCTCGAGGCCCGCCGGTCAGGGCTGGACGATCGTCAGCGCGTCGGGCTCGTGGCGAAGCTCGAGCTGCTCGGTCTCGCCCAGGTAGTCGCCGTCCACCTGGTAGGGGAAGGGGCCGTGCCCGCGCACGGTGAGGGCCGCGAGGTCGGTTCGGTAGTCGATCTTGCGGTGGCGCCGGAGCCAGCTGCCCGTCCCCAGCGCAGACGCGAGGAGCGCGAGCAACCGAACCGCATCGAGGGTGCGGAAGGTGACCGCCACGAGCCCCCGCTCGAGGTCGGCGTCGGGTGCGACGTTCAGTGGACGGCTGCCCAGGTACGTGTAGGGGTTCGAGTTGAAGCACAGGCAGAGGTAGCCGTCGTCGACGAGCGCGCCGTCGGGGGTGTGCACCGCCAGGCGCGGCCGCCCACGGTCGTAATGGCGGAGCCAGGTGCTGAAGCCCGCGTAGACGAACAGCGGATGGCCCGCGTAGCGCTTCAGCGCGGCCCGGCGCTCCACCTGTGCCACCACCGCGGCGTCGAAGCCCATGCCGACGTGGAAGAGGAAGTAGCGGCCGTTCACCGAGCCGAGGCCGATGCGCCGGCACGAGTCGCGCTCGAGCGCACCGAGCAGCTGGCCCGCGGCCTCGATGGGGTCGTCGGCCATGCCGATCGTGCGCGCGAACACGTTGGTCGAGCCTCCCGGCACCACGCCCAGAGCGGTGTCCGTGCCCGCCAGGCCGTTGGCTGCCTCGTTCAGCGTGCCGTCGCCGCCGAGCACCACCACGGTGTCGATGTCACCGGCCGCGGCGTCCTGGGCCAGTCGCAGGGCGTGGCCACGTCTGCTCGTCTCGGCCACCGTGACCTCGTGGTCGGCCGACAGCGCCTTGCGGATCACGACGCGGGCCCGGGCCGTCACCGACGACGCGGACGGGTTGAGCAGCAGCAGCAGCTTCACTCGGCCTCGTCCGCGCCCGCGGCCTCACGCAGCTGGGTCAAGCTCCGGGCGAGCAGGCGGGACACGTGCATCTGGCTGATGCCCATGCGTTCCGCGATCTCCGACTGCGTCTTTCCCTGGAAGAACCTCAGGTGCAGGATGGCGCGCTCGCGCGGGGGCAGCTCGGCGACGAGCGGGGAGAGGGTCATCCAGTCCTCGGTGTCCGCGAGCCGCTCGTCGTCGCCTCCCAGTCGATCACCGAGAGACTGTCCGGGGTCGTCTCCCCTCACCGGCGCGTCGAGCGAGGTGGTGCGGTAGGCGTTGCCGGCCTCGATCGCCTCGAGCACGTCTTCCTCGGACGCACCCGTGTGGCGCGCGATCTCCGCGATCGTCGGCGAGTGGCCCAGCTCCTGGCCGAGCGCGGCGACCGCGGGTCCGAGGCGGAGGTGCAGCTCCTGGATGCGCCGCGGCACGCGCACGGCCCAGCCCTTGTCGCGGAAGTGCCGCTTGAGCTCGCCGACGATGGTCGGCGTCGCGTACGTGGCGAACTCGAGCCCGCGGCTGGGATCGAAGCGGTCGACGGCCTTCACCAGACCGACCGACGCCACCTGTACAAGATCGTCGACGTGCTCACCGCGATTGTCGAACCGCCGCGCCAGGTACTCGGCGAGACCCAGGTGCGCGGTGACGAGCTCGTTGCGGAGCGCCGGGTCGCGACTCTCCGCCAGCCGCTCGAACTTGCCACGGAGCTCCTCGCGTTCGCGCTCGTCGAAGGCCATGACGGATCAGTTCGCGCGTCGTTTGCGGAGCCGGAACGTCGGCCCCTGCTCGCCGATCGCGACATCGTGCTCGTCGACGACGGCCGAGAGGATCTGACGCGAGAGGGGGGAGAGGATCGCGACGGAGGGGAGCGCGTCGGTGAAAGTGCCCAGCCCCTCGACCACGAGGTCCTCGGCGTCGAGCGAGTACCGCAGCTCGATGTTCCCGTCGCGACCCGCGGTGCCGACGAGCGCGAAGCACAGCTCGTCGATGGCGATGCGCAGGTCCTCGACCTCGTCATAGGTGAAGCCCATGCGGCTCGCGACGCCCGCGACGGTGAGCCGCGCCAGCCGGAGGAACTCCGGGGTCGCGGGTACCGCCAGTCGCACCTCGGTGTAGTCGTACACGCATGCCACCCTGTAGGCCGCCGTCCGGGTATGCCGCCGTCGGGAGCCGACGCTACACCGGCTCGCCGCGTGTCGATTTGGCCAGACGGGCCGATCGTCGTCAACAATGCGCGCCATGAACGTCGTCGTCTGCGTCAAGCAGATACCCGACCCGGCTTCGCCGGGACAGCTCGACCCGTCCGATCACACGCTCGTGCGACAGGGCAAGCTCATACTCGACGACTCCGACGCCTACGGCGTCGAGATGGGGCTGCGCCTGGCCGAAGCGGCCGGTGGCGGAGAGGTCACACTCGTCTCGATGGCGCCGAACAGCGAGGTCTCGGGCCTCCGCACCGCGCTCGCGATGGGAGCGGCAAAGGCCA
This genomic window from Actinomycetota bacterium contains:
- a CDS encoding diacylglycerol kinase family lipid kinase, producing MKLLLLLNPSASSVTARARVVIRKALSADHEVTVAETSRRGHALRLAQDAAAGDIDTVVVLGGDGTLNEAANGLAGTDTALGVVPGGSTNVFARTIGMADDPIEAAGQLLGALERDSCRRIGLGSVNGRYFLFHVGMGFDAAVVAQVERRAALKRYAGHPLFVYAGFSTWLRHYDRGRPRLAVHTPDGALVDDGYLCLCFNSNPYTYLGSRPLNVAPDADLERGLVAVTFRTLDAVRLLALLASALGTGSWLRRHRKIDYRTDLAALTVRGHGPFPYQVDGDYLGETEQLELRHEPDALTIVQP
- a CDS encoding RNA polymerase sigma factor SigF, which encodes MAFDEREREELRGKFERLAESRDPALRNELVTAHLGLAEYLARRFDNRGEHVDDLVQVASVGLVKAVDRFDPSRGLEFATYATPTIVGELKRHFRDKGWAVRVPRRIQELHLRLGPAVAALGQELGHSPTIAEIARHTGASEEDVLEAIEAGNAYRTTSLDAPVRGDDPGQSLGDRLGGDDERLADTEDWMTLSPLVAELPPRERAILHLRFFQGKTQSEIAERMGISQMHVSRLLARSLTQLREAAGADEAE
- a CDS encoding WhiB family transcriptional regulator, producing the protein MALTWSRPFEWDTDDWRDQAACRDTDPDLFFPVGSTGPAVEQIAAAKLVCRRCEVQGACLEFALATNQEAGVWGGTDEDERRKLRKAWLARQRRAS
- a CDS encoding ATPase; the encoded protein is MASLAEIARSYTKVEGTALAHLQRLIAAWGLLADFCFSDLLLFVPVAGGESEFVILGQMRPTTSQTLYREDQVGRVVDDVERPLVARAWRLGQIVDGENKLDPQRERSRIQCIPVRWKDALVGVMTRESVPSVGRRPGELERVYIEIFDRFARMIATGEFPFGAEDIETEDAPRVGDGVLLLDEFARVEYASPNAVSALHRIGIHSNLEGARLSELGLDESPVRVAFAIGLPITEEMERGPVTLILRAIPLIEHPKLSGAVVLLRDVSELRRRDRLLISKDATIREVHHRVKNNLQTISALLRLQGRRMESPEAITAIEESVRRIRSIALVHETLSRASGEEVEFNEIVRPLARMVEEGLLSPDHPVRITVDGDAGELRAEVATPLAVVLTELLQNAVQHAFPEDAVAPPADPQVRVTIEQQPGELVVRVHDNGVGPPPGFSVDDATSLGLTIVRALVTTELAGTISMHTDDGTLVDLRIPVLPRVVS